The following are encoded in a window of Perca fluviatilis chromosome 21, GENO_Pfluv_1.0, whole genome shotgun sequence genomic DNA:
- the LOC120551539 gene encoding histone H3.3A, translating into MARTKQTARKSTGGKAPRKQLATKAARKSAPSTGGVKKPHRYRPGTVALREIRRYQKSTELLIRKLPFQRLVREIAQDFKTDLRFQSAAIGALQEASEAYLVGLFEDTNLCAIHAKRVTIMPKDIQLARRIRGERA; encoded by the exons ATGGCCCGTACCAAGCAGACTGCCCGTAAATCCACTGGAGGAAAGGCGCCAAGGAAGCAGCTCGCTACCAAGGCAGCCAGAAAGAGCGCACCGTCCACGGGAGGAGTGAAGAAGCCCCATCGCTACAG ACCTGGAACTGTGGCTCTGAGGGAGATCCGTCGTTACCAGAAGTCCACAGAGCTGCTGATCCGCAAGCTGCCCTTCCAACGTCTGGTGAGAGAAATTGCACAGGATTTCAAGACCGATCTGCGCTTCCAGAGTGCTGCCATTGGAGCTCTTCAG gaagccagtgaagCCTACCTGGTGGGTCTGTTTGAGGACACCAACCTGTGCGCAATCCACGCCAAACGTGTCACAATTATGCCCAAAGATATCCAGCTGGCTCGTAGGataaggggagagagggcctaA